A window of the Pirellulales bacterium genome harbors these coding sequences:
- a CDS encoding FliA/WhiG family RNA polymerase sigma factor — translation MAISVAPEDVAQIWETFKADPSNQELRNRLVEMYLPLVKYNGERIWSRLPEGVELDDLVSAGVFGLMDAIDAFDLSRGVKFETYCVPRIRGAMLDELRTMDWVPRLVRSKASKLNEAIKTLETKMGRQPTETELAAQLEISVPELEKMILDANAVGLISLNKKWYETDSYKDVREIDILEDKKGEDPTRRIQKTDLMRLVTKGLNRNERLIIILYYYEELTMKEIGATLDLSESRVSQMHSSIVQRLQTQLERRRPEFGT, via the coding sequence ATGGCAATCTCGGTCGCACCGGAAGATGTCGCTCAAATCTGGGAGACGTTCAAAGCCGATCCGTCGAACCAGGAGCTTCGCAACCGGCTGGTGGAGATGTATCTGCCGCTGGTCAAATACAACGGCGAGCGAATCTGGTCGCGCTTGCCCGAAGGCGTGGAGCTTGACGATCTCGTTTCGGCCGGCGTGTTCGGTCTGATGGACGCGATCGACGCCTTCGATCTTTCGCGGGGCGTGAAGTTCGAGACCTACTGCGTGCCGCGCATCCGCGGGGCGATGCTCGACGAGCTGCGGACGATGGACTGGGTGCCGCGGCTGGTGCGCTCGAAGGCCAGCAAGCTGAACGAGGCCATCAAGACGCTGGAAACGAAGATGGGCCGCCAGCCGACCGAAACGGAGCTTGCCGCGCAGCTCGAGATCAGCGTGCCCGAACTTGAGAAGATGATTCTTGACGCCAACGCCGTGGGGCTGATCAGTCTGAACAAGAAGTGGTACGAGACCGACAGTTACAAAGACGTCCGCGAAATCGACATTTTGGAAGACAAGAAGGGCGAAGATCCGACGCGGCGCATCCAAAAGACCGACCTGATGCGGCTGGTCACCAAGGGCCTGAACCGCAACGAGCGGCTGATCATCATTCTCTACTACTACGAAGAGCTGACGATGAAGGAGATCGGCGCCACGCTCGATCTCTCGGAGAGCCGCGTGAGCCAGATGCACAGTTCGATTGTGCAGCGCTTGCAGACTCAGCTTGAACGGCGGCGGCCGGAGTTTGGCACCTGA
- a CDS encoding calmodulin-binding protein, giving the protein MIRRMMLVFCCAAGVSAATAVTEAHAQQAFGRQWGRSYNTQDWERFYHYPYVYYPQNFWSTDYYRSSESLYYRYPPEMRIPVYNRNWQNYYPQNRRYHYGHQFILDTF; this is encoded by the coding sequence ATGATTCGCCGCATGATGCTGGTTTTCTGCTGCGCGGCGGGCGTTTCGGCCGCGACCGCGGTCACCGAAGCCCACGCTCAACAGGCGTTCGGCCGGCAATGGGGCCGCAGCTACAACACGCAAGACTGGGAGCGGTTCTACCACTACCCCTATGTCTATTATCCGCAAAACTTCTGGAGCACCGACTACTATCGCAGCTCCGAGAGCCTCTACTATCGCTACCCGCCGGAAATGCGGATTCCGGTCTACAACCGCAACTGGCAGAACTACTATCCGCAGAATCGCCGCTATCACTACGGCCACCAGTTCATTCTCGACACGTTTTAG
- a CDS encoding fatty acid desaturase, giving the protein MRAKQLGKTLNSRELNALIHPLRYLNNYINVAYLAFDYLTLVTVLVGTIGFCELRGGWGLSWLWDIPVVTLGILLVGAVQHRFAGLGHEGAHWILFKNRLVNEFVSDWFCMFPIFSTTSQYRLMHLGHHEYTNDWERDPELLNMGKTRMMDRFPMTRAEFARQFFSRIFWPPRLLRYVWDNIYTTTFGNSVNPYQKRLPKALPGRIGPFRITSLLGLAYLPIMVGVLGFLSWFGSGVQMAAATVLLLAGASAVVYSLPNAWFFQSDFRPVYSVKSASVLRLIWFTLLECGLASSRLITGEEWGVYFWLLWVVPILTSFPYYMLLRDLYQHANADDGKLTNSRVIFANPIARWAMFIYGQDAHLTHHLYPAVPHYNLQQLHRLLVENNEEYARHVVECHGVIWPRPGKLSALDCMEVPTCEPAAQEQPLELAEVR; this is encoded by the coding sequence ATGCGCGCCAAACAACTTGGAAAAACCCTGAATAGCCGGGAGCTGAATGCCCTCATTCACCCCCTGCGCTATCTCAACAACTACATCAACGTCGCTTACCTGGCGTTCGATTACTTGACGCTCGTCACGGTGCTGGTCGGGACGATCGGGTTCTGCGAGTTGCGGGGCGGTTGGGGCCTGTCGTGGCTGTGGGACATTCCGGTCGTGACGCTGGGCATCCTGCTCGTCGGCGCGGTGCAGCATCGGTTCGCCGGGCTGGGGCATGAAGGGGCCCATTGGATCTTGTTCAAGAACCGGCTCGTCAACGAGTTTGTCTCCGACTGGTTCTGCATGTTTCCCATCTTCTCAACCACGTCCCAGTACCGCCTGATGCACCTGGGGCACCATGAATACACCAACGATTGGGAGCGCGATCCGGAACTGCTCAACATGGGCAAGACCCGGATGATGGACCGCTTTCCCATGACGCGGGCCGAGTTCGCGCGGCAGTTCTTTTCGCGCATCTTCTGGCCGCCACGCCTGTTGCGTTACGTGTGGGACAATATCTACACCACCACGTTCGGCAACAGCGTCAATCCCTATCAAAAACGCCTGCCCAAGGCATTGCCCGGCCGCATTGGCCCCTTCCGCATCACCAGCCTGTTGGGGTTGGCCTATCTGCCGATCATGGTCGGCGTGCTGGGTTTCCTAAGCTGGTTCGGCAGCGGCGTGCAGATGGCCGCGGCCACCGTGCTGCTGCTGGCGGGGGCCAGCGCGGTGGTTTACTCGCTTCCCAATGCCTGGTTTTTTCAGTCCGACTTCCGGCCGGTGTATTCGGTCAAGTCGGCCAGCGTGCTGCGGCTGATCTGGTTCACGCTGTTGGAATGCGGGCTGGCCTCCTCGCGTCTGATCACAGGCGAGGAGTGGGGCGTCTATTTCTGGTTGCTCTGGGTCGTGCCGATTTTGACGAGTTTTCCCTATTACATGTTGCTGCGAGACCTTTACCAGCACGCCAACGCCGACGACGGCAAATTGACCAACAGCCGCGTGATTTTCGCCAACCCGATTGCCCGCTGGGCCATGTTCATCTACGGGCAAGACGCGCACCTCACGCACCACCTGTATCCCGCCGTCCCGCACTACAACCTGCAGCAGCTCCACCGCCTGCTGGTGGAAAACAACGAGGAATACGCCCGGCATGTGGTGGAGTGCCACGGCGTGATCTGGCCGCGGCCCGGCAAGCTGAGCGCGCTGGATTGCATGGAAGTGCCCACCTGCGAACCGGCGGCACAAGAGCAACCGCTCGAGTTGGCCGAAGTCCGGTAG
- a CDS encoding MBL fold metallo-hydrolase yields the protein MLQRKPVFPHVIEVNYQAGERLGCNVYLVYDGPEWILIDIGYEDTVDEIVEMIRQLDFPLSNCKTIVATHADVDHIQGLAKLKQILKATVTGHPLAAKPLESGDRIKTFAEVTAQDIHLEMPPVKIDTFVDDGDTIDVGGLHLEVWHTPGHTDSQLSFRLGDLLFSGDNIYRDGCVGAIDAHHGSDIRAFIASLGRILASDVEWLLPSHGPIFRKDNAVVQATIDRLEGYLHMADFGTCAVDWPLMDEWDRELAEGRLPS from the coding sequence ATGCTTCAGCGGAAGCCCGTCTTCCCGCACGTGATCGAAGTCAACTATCAAGCGGGCGAGCGCTTGGGGTGCAACGTCTACCTGGTCTACGATGGCCCCGAGTGGATCCTGATCGATATCGGCTACGAAGATACGGTCGACGAAATCGTCGAAATGATCCGACAGTTGGACTTCCCGCTCTCCAACTGCAAGACGATCGTGGCCACGCACGCCGACGTCGACCATATCCAAGGCCTGGCCAAGCTGAAGCAGATTCTCAAGGCGACGGTCACCGGGCATCCCCTGGCGGCCAAGCCCCTGGAGTCCGGCGACCGCATCAAGACCTTCGCCGAAGTCACGGCGCAAGACATCCACCTGGAAATGCCGCCGGTCAAAATCGATACGTTCGTCGACGACGGCGACACCATCGACGTCGGCGGCCTGCACCTGGAGGTCTGGCACACGCCGGGCCATACCGACAGCCAACTCTCGTTTCGCCTCGGTGATTTGCTGTTCAGCGGCGACAACATCTATCGCGACGGCTGCGTCGGGGCCATCGACGCCCATCACGGCAGCGACATTCGCGCCTTCATCGCCTCGCTCGGCCGGATTCTGGCGAGCGACGTCGAGTGGCTGCTTCCGAGCCACGGTCCCATCTTTCGCAAAGACAATGCGGTCGTTCAAGCGACCATTGACCGGCTGGAAGGCTACCTGCACATGGCCGACTTCGGCACGTGTGCCGTCGACTGGCCGCTGATGGACGAATGGGACCGCGAACTGGCGGAGGGCCGGCTGCCCTCCTGA